Proteins encoded within one genomic window of Acidobacteriota bacterium:
- a CDS encoding cytochrome c oxidase subunit 3, which produces MADARVENTGLQVWGGGTLPYSVSHIKLGMWLFIVSDALTFSALLFGYSYVRIATPDWPTPFHFWPTIVFATLMTAVLLSSSLTMVLAVNAAQRGDRKWTIRWILGTAFFGAAFIVLHGMEWMGLINQGMTLTENPWGTPLFGATFFGITGMHMFHVFTGVVYLLAIAGGVARKRFHSEHVEVCGLYWHFVDLVWMFVFPLVYLLSVDMGA; this is translated from the coding sequence ATGGCAGACGCTCGCGTGGAAAATACGGGATTGCAGGTGTGGGGAGGTGGAACCCTGCCCTACTCGGTGTCTCACATCAAGCTGGGGATGTGGCTCTTCATCGTTTCCGATGCATTGACCTTCTCCGCCTTGTTGTTCGGCTACAGCTATGTCAGGATAGCCACCCCGGACTGGCCGACCCCCTTTCATTTCTGGCCGACCATCGTCTTTGCCACGTTGATGACCGCCGTTCTGCTGTCGAGCAGCCTGACCATGGTGCTCGCCGTCAACGCGGCCCAGCGGGGCGATCGCAAATGGACCATTCGCTGGATCCTGGGGACGGCCTTTTTCGGCGCCGCCTTCATCGTGCTGCACGGCATGGAATGGATGGGGCTCATAAACCAGGGGATGACTCTGACTGAGAACCCCTGGGGGACGCCGCTGTTCGGAGCCACTTTCTTCGGGATCACCGGCATGCACATGTTTCACGTGTTCACCGGAGTGGTCTATCTGCTGGCGATCGCCGGGGGGGTCGCCAGGAAGCGGTTTCACTCCGAACACGTCGAGGTCTGCGGCTTGTACTGGCACTTCGTGGACCTGGTCTGGATGTTCGTGTTTCCCCTGGTCTACCTGCTGTCCGTCGACATGGGAGCCTGA
- a CDS encoding cytochrome C oxidase subunit IV family protein: MVETLLLLALNLLLGAGCVFVVLRQTPQDVLTLDGLFLSISCMVLALVFFLNGYWTLRSQELSPLLQRLLPKRKESEEPEAHPVVRKEVPLVLDHGAHSPMGNRLVFGVWFWLVLVTLVEVFLAYIKLDVITMLILLLGFSVVKAALIIAYFMHLRFEKRSLVWTLMPAMVVTICLLAVFFPDSFRLLELRP, from the coding sequence ATGGTTGAGACGTTGCTGCTGCTAGCCTTGAACCTGCTCTTGGGAGCCGGATGCGTCTTTGTGGTGCTGCGCCAGACGCCCCAGGACGTGCTGACACTCGACGGACTGTTCCTGTCCATTTCCTGCATGGTTCTGGCCCTGGTGTTCTTTCTCAACGGCTACTGGACCTTGCGCAGCCAGGAACTGAGTCCGCTGCTGCAACGGCTGCTCCCGAAGAGGAAGGAATCGGAGGAGCCCGAAGCTCACCCCGTGGTTCGCAAGGAGGTGCCCCTGGTTCTGGACCACGGCGCGCACAGTCCGATGGGGAACCGGTTGGTGTTCGGGGTGTGGTTCTGGCTGGTGCTTGTCACCCTTGTGGAAGTGTTTCTGGCATACATCAAGCTGGACGTGATCACCATGCTGATCCTGCTGCTGGGGTTCTCGGTGGTCAAGGCCGCCCTGATCATCGCCTACTTCATGCACCTGCGGTTCGAAAAGAGGAGCCTGGTGTGGACGCTGATGCCCGCCATGGTGGTCACCATCTGTCTTCTGGCCGTCTTTTTCCCCGACAGCTTCCGGTTGCTGGAATTGCGCCCGTGA
- a CDS encoding DUF420 domain-containing protein — protein MIEPADLPALNASLNAAAACCLLGGYYWIRRRRVAMHKRFMVTALGFSGLFLTSYLIYHFQVGSVAFTGTGWVRPVYYAILLSHIVLAAAILPLAAVTVYRAWNEQFESHKRLARWTLPIWLYVSVTGVIIYWMLYH, from the coding sequence ATGATTGAACCTGCGGACCTTCCGGCCCTCAACGCCAGCCTCAATGCCGCCGCTGCCTGCTGCCTGCTGGGGGGGTACTACTGGATCCGTCGCCGGCGTGTCGCCATGCACAAGCGGTTCATGGTAACTGCGCTGGGATTCTCCGGCCTTTTCCTGACTTCCTACCTCATCTACCACTTTCAGGTCGGCTCGGTCGCCTTTACCGGGACAGGGTGGGTTCGGCCGGTCTACTATGCGATCTTGCTGAGCCACATCGTCCTGGCCGCCGCGATCCTGCCGTTGGCCGCCGTCACTGTCTATCGTGCCTGGAATGAACAGTTCGAGTCCCACAAGCGGTTGGCGCGCTGGACTCTTCCAATCTGGCTTTACGTTTCCGTGACCGGGGTGATCATCTACTGGATGCTCTATCATTGA
- a CDS encoding HEAT repeat domain-containing protein → MNQSNSGAADPSHSSNSTTSPTPPKRRGLGWGANLLAVAFVFLAILVPFLFWQQTWFGTALTDEEIRKNLDPAAKPRKIQHALVQLSHRLTDSGPDAVAAWYPDVRKLAGHPTPEVRMTVAWLMGQDPAAVEFRDGLTRLLQDADPLVRRNAALSLVAFGEVSGREEVLGMLASRPVLAPASGELLFRRSEGDSVSAGALVARIQVDAATHEEVRAAVPGYVEELLAEEGTTVSAGQPLVSLAPEEDQVWEALRALYFIGEVRDLPLIQPFLSENPMLSDRVRQQAGFTISAIQGRAGLANPGEVPLDIP, encoded by the coding sequence TTGAATCAAAGCAATTCAGGAGCGGCCGATCCGAGTCATTCCAGTAATTCAACAACGTCCCCTACTCCCCCAAAGCGGCGCGGACTCGGCTGGGGAGCCAACCTCCTGGCCGTGGCCTTCGTGTTTCTGGCGATATTGGTCCCCTTCCTGTTCTGGCAGCAGACCTGGTTCGGCACTGCCCTGACCGATGAGGAGATCCGCAAGAATCTGGATCCTGCCGCCAAGCCGCGCAAGATTCAGCATGCCCTGGTGCAACTCTCGCATCGACTGACCGATTCGGGTCCGGACGCCGTGGCCGCCTGGTACCCCGACGTACGGAAGCTGGCGGGGCACCCGACCCCTGAAGTGCGAATGACGGTCGCCTGGTTGATGGGGCAAGACCCCGCCGCGGTTGAATTCCGGGACGGCTTGACTCGACTGCTTCAGGATGCCGATCCACTGGTTCGACGCAACGCCGCCCTGTCCCTGGTGGCTTTCGGGGAGGTAAGCGGCCGGGAGGAGGTGCTCGGCATGCTGGCCAGCCGGCCTGTCCTGGCTCCGGCTTCCGGGGAACTGCTCTTCCGGCGGAGCGAGGGGGACAGCGTAAGCGCGGGAGCCCTGGTGGCTCGCATTCAGGTGGATGCCGCGACCCATGAGGAGGTTCGCGCTGCCGTGCCGGGGTACGTGGAAGAGCTGCTGGCGGAGGAAGGAACGACGGTGTCGGCGGGTCAGCCGCTGGTCTCGCTGGCGCCTGAAGAAGACCAGGTGTGGGAAGCCCTTCGGGCCTTGTATTTCATCGGGGAAGTGCGAGACCTGCCGCTCATTCAGCCTTTTCTGTCGGAAAATCCGATGCTGTCCGATCGAGTTCGGCAGCAGGCGGGTTTCACTATCAGCGCCATCCAGGGCAGAGCCGGCCTGGCAAATCCCGGGGAAGTTCCTCTAGATATTCCCTAG